From the genome of Astyanax mexicanus isolate ESR-SI-001 chromosome 3, AstMex3_surface, whole genome shotgun sequence:
TTTTAACACTCGCTGAGCACTCAGACGTCCACCACGGAACAACTTTCTTTCCCTTCCCACTGTTCGTTTTCCCAATAGCCTTGACTGCAGACTTACACAAAAGATTCTGAATCTTATTATTAAAAGTCTCCACATCATCCTCAAAAGAAATCTCATTAACCCCAGCCTCACATAAATCCAAAAACATACCCCAATTTGCTTTCCTAAAATTCCAACGTTTTACCTTCTCTATATCATGGACTAGGTCCAGACCTATTCTACACCAAATTGGAGAATGGTCACTACCCACCAGGACATCCTGCCTAACCATCCAATCAGCTATCCCAGCCAAATCACCAGACGTCAAGGTCAAATCTAATGCAGAAAATTGCCCCCGTGCCACATCAAACCTCGTCCCCTCACCTGTATTAAGACACACCAGGCCAGTACATTCTAACATTTCTTCCACCACCCTACCATTATGATCAGACTCCTTGCAACCCCACAAAGTACTGTGTGCATTAAAATCACCACACCATATAAATCTATGATACCCTTGGCCACTCACTTTTTCAAGAATATCCAAACTCAGTTTGTCACAAGGATTATAAAAATTAACAATCCGCACAAAACAGGAACCGACCCATACATCCACCATCACACTTTCAAAGTCTGCATTCACCTCTACTATTTTATAACTCAAATCTTGTTTAATAAACATTGCAACCCCCCCTCCAGAGCCCGTCACCCTGTCCCGTCTGACAACCTCATATCCTTGTATCCTATAATCCAGACGTGGGTTTAACCACGTTTCCTGAACACATATAACACTAGGTCGTTCATTGCTACTATTAATATATTGCTTAAAAACCAAACCATTTGCAATCAAACTTCTCGCATTCCATTGCAGGAGAGTAAGGGCCACCATCACATGCCACTTACAGACTGTGAAGTAGCAAACTGCGACATTAAGGACTCATTTAGTTGGTCAACTGTTACACCTTCCATAGCCAGATGTTTCTCGGCTGCCCTAAGAATAATCCTAATCCTTTCAGTTCTGCTATCTGTTTGCGCTGAACAGTTAACTACTTCCACCATAAACGCGAGAAATTTAACTTTGTCCAGGACTAGTACATCCCTACGGACCAAGCTCTGCCCATCCTGAGGTTCCCTCCTCTTCAACTGTTCCTGTGATGACTTGTGCTCTTCACCTAACTTGACCTCCTTTGCAGCCTCAGCATATGACAAACCCTTAGTAATCCTTACACGTTGGATGGTTTGGGCAGATTGATAAACCTCACATCCTCCAAATCCTGCACTATGCTCACCTCCACAGTTACAGCATTTGGGTTTTACTCCTTTTCCACAGTTCCCATACTCGTGTTCTCCCCCACATCTAGCACATCTCAATTTCCCTTTGCAAACTGCAGCAACATGACCATATGCTTGACATTTATAACATCTAAGGGGTGGAGGAATATACGCCCTCACTGCATAACTCAAACAACCCAAATAAACACGAGCAGGTAATTGAGCTTCATCAAACAATATCATCACAGACAAACTGTCAACCTTTTCCCCAGCTTTACCTATCTTGAGACGTTTCACCTCTCTCACCTAGGCCCCTTGCACTCCAGATTTAATCATGCCTTCTGTCAGGTCAGTAGAAACCCCACTGATAACTCCTCTAATCCATGTTCTAGTGGAAAAAAGAGAGCACATTACCTTCTGCCCCGCCAACATCTTAATCTTTAAAGCTAAATCTTGTTGTCTTTTGTCTTTACACATTAGCAGGACCCTCCCATCCCTTAACGGCTTTGCCCAGATTACATCTCCTAGTGCTTTCTTCAGATCCTTTGTCAGTTTAATAGGGTTCAAACTTGTACAACTCTCAGACAAAACCTTGATCACCACTTTGAACTCTTTGTCACCTCTCTGATTAAGTTCCCGGTCATTATTCCCATCTGAGGCTGATCCCCAACTTTTCTTCCGTTTAGCAGTCCTATTTTCAACTTTCTTCCACTCAGAATCAGCCGCAGCTTTCCCACTCAAACTTTCAGGTTCACTTCCTGACTCAAACACCGCACCATCCTCCGGCACCTCTGACCAATCCATGGTTCCGCCAGCTACCTCTCCCTCCGACGACCGATGTCCACTCCCAGGTGCCAGTGAACCTGTCTAAACCACGGCTCTAAGATAGATTGGGGTTTGTGACTCCGCCTTCTATCGACAATAGGTTTCCATGAAATCCCACTGCGAAtcatgtttataataataattattattattattattattattattattattattattattattattattattattattattattattattattattaagttattaacttattattttgatatactaaatTAGaagctcaaaataatgacatggTACATCAAAATAAAGATTTAGTATCTAAAAACAATGAATTAGCTTCTTAAAATAAATGGAGAAATTTAAACAAGATTTAAAATCTCAAAATGGAgaaattaaattacttaaacaaaaattcatatatttttattttaagtggcaAGAATTGGCTTTCATAGATTAAAACTGACAAGCctaatttttgtgaaaaaatcatAGCTCTTATTTTGTCTGTCCATAGCCTGTAGAGTGTGAAcaatgaaagtaaaagtaagtaaaatgtaagtgttttttttttcttgactaaACTATTTATAGCTCTGCGCACATTTAGAAATGTCAACAGATTTTGAATACTAGAAATGTAATTTCCTTAGACCTTGGGACACCCCCATTTATTACAGctttaaaagtcttaaattaGAATCTTGTGCAATCAGCTGTTGAGTGTATCACCATGGCCAGGTCCAAAGAGCTCCCTGGTTTGATTTGTGTGGCTACATACAACAATACATTCTAGTAAAGCAAGTACATACCCTTCCAGTGTACTAGCAGCAAAGTTTATGTAGCAATATCTGTCATGCTTACTGCTTAATTTATGACTAAAAACAGTGGGCCAGTTATAAAAATGGAGAAAGAGAATGTCagtcatttaatgttaaatgtgcACACATGTAGGACATGCAGTATAATCActcaacacaaacacagactgtTGACAAGTACTCAAATAGAAGACTCAAGGACAACACAATTTTACATGCTGTAAATGTCAAGtataacatattacaatttcgCCAAATTCCAATTTCTGGAATTATTTCTTCTTTTGTCCAAACTTAACACACAGCAGCCATTAACAACATACACTCCATGCTGATTGTTTTACCCTTCTGGACTAAGTGAATACTTCACCCAAATCTCTGTAAACTCGTGccagaattatatttatattatatttattatatttatatttatatttttgccaaaCACACCAATCTAATAAATTATGAGATAATTAGATTAGCAGCTATTACTACACCACaaactatattatatattgtagcaCAATTTTGGAAATTACTAACTCAAATAAGAGGACAGGTACATGTTGGTGGGGTTGGGGATAATAGACTTTTCAcctctgtgataaaaaaaatatctcagCAGGATGGAGTGTATGGCAGTAGGTAAAGCACAGTTAACACAATTTACGCTGACAACAAACCTAGACAGCTATGGTCTTGCCCAAAACTGTAAATTAACCAAAAAAgtacctaaaataaaatatttgaacaGCTACATAAATTACAATCTGATCAgaaataagaaattaaataaaatgttatttttacattATGTTACTATGCTTTTACTATGTATCAGAAAGTAATGGGTTACTGTAACATTTTGTTTAATGGCAGTTCTTGAGCACGGCTTTGATATCCCTGAGTCTTTTACCAGAGGGAAGTTGTTGGTTGATGTCAGATTGAATAGAGATCTTTCCAACATGCTACATGACAGTTGTGAATGTCCTGAAGTGTTGGCAGAGAACACACTTTGTCCTTTTCTATGCTTCTGCTTTGTGCAGGAGTTTTGCTTGTTCTTGTGAGATGAACAATCCAAACCACATGGACAtgatcaaattaaatgtatttatgcaGCACTTTTTAGTTAATAATCCCTGTGTAGAATTGGATCATGAGGCTCTGTGGCAGATTAAATTTCTTCAGTGGCATCAGGAAGAAAATCCTTTGCATTGCTCTCTCAGGTCCCATGAGCTGGGACAGGATTTGCTAGTTAAACCTGCTCCCTCTTGCCAGCCATACAATCCACAATCCACCAGCAAATAAGGTGTTGTAGCATTAAATGCTGGGCTAAGTTTACAGAATTTTTGGCCAGCGTATATGCAAACAGCAATGTTTGTGAAGATGCAAGTTAATCAAAATATTGAATTTTATTCTGGTTATTATAACAGGTTATAATTATATcttattttacatattaaaatgAGGCCAATAGTTGGATTTCTTGTGTTCATATATCAGTATTTATTCATATTCACTGTTGTGATATCATGTGTCATATCTTTACATCACTGGTCTTAGGTAGAAAAAGACACTTAGCCAATCTTACAATTATTCTTTACTTGTTTTTGTTTCAAAGAATAGGAATAATCATCAAGCATTTAACTAAAAAGACGCTTTGAAACACTTAATCATATCTTTCAGATATTTCCTAGATGTgggagccaaaacattaagactgTGTTAAATTGTATGTGAATATAAATAGATCATTAGCTTTTCCTAAGAAATGTATATACTGCATAACATGGTAATAAAGTTGCCATAAGTGCTTTGTACTGTGAATTAACTCAGATGTCTTTATgcatcatttatttacatgtataaaATGGGTGTACTGTCACTTTAAGAGCTAAGGGGCTATGGTGCTGTGGCTGGACCTGCATAAGGCAGTGCTGAGTAAGCTGCATAGGATGCTAGTAGTTTTCAACTATggtttaaaagttttattttagtttattttaatcaCATGTACAGTCTGCAATAAACAACAATTTTTTGTCTATTCTTACACAGTGTCCTGTGGAAGTGTTTATCAAAGGATGCAGACATAAGTAGAGAAGACGCTTCAGCCACTACATAACAATGTACAATGTACTCTGTCTAGTAAAAATAGTACTGTCTGGGCTCAGCAGGAGTGAAATAGAGTTTCTGTCACATTTAATCAGCACCAGCACAGACTAAAACACTTAAACACTCCAAGTGTTAACAACACTCAAAAACcatgccattggcagcttctttttcattttctatgagtatttaaaaaaatgctcaaatgACCAAATACAAATCTACAAATTGTATTCACCTGATCATcacattcaaagtagaattattatgcaaagcaattacTACCTAATACTATCATATgtatcatgtatatatatatttgttaagttcactgtacttaaaaataatttttcattAACTTAAAATTTCTTAGGTAATCGGttaaaacaaaagttttgagtttagtgaccttattgggttttacagtaaAGGGGATAAGGTTTAACTAGGGGTGTCTAAAAGTAAGCCTAGATTTAagactagataaaaaaaaaatactgtcaaaTGAATTATTTATACATGATTAGCCAAGGGTGTTTGGGTAATTGCCTTaataaaatgaacacaaaataaatattaatatattttaatatgaattcaTTCTGAGATACATAGCAGtgctttaaatacataaataaatgaatgaatgaacaacaAATACCCTCAAGGATTAACTAAAtaaattcacaaaaataaaaaattacattcaCCTGTTAATGCGATGTAAATAAAATTTTGATATTAGAATAAATATGCATGACGTCTGGTGAACAGATTATACTGCCGCCTGccatacaacaaataaaatatgtgaATCTGAAATCTGACATTATATataagtaaatgtaatgtaaactttATACAAATGATGTACCAATGTCAGAGGACATGTCTTCGTTTCTGTATGTGTGAAGGAGAATTAAACAAATGCACAATGAGACACGAGGTACAATAAGCAGCAGAACCTGCAGAACAGGTTGATTTCTGGGTGCCAAACAGTGCTGTGTCCCCGGCTACATACTTCAGAACTTTTTTTATTAGCCCCGGGGTCTTTACTCACACCAAAttcactttatttactttaaataaaaccaTTGCAAAACATATTCACACAATAATTAACTTCTCTTTATGATTCAAAACAGTTAAAACATAGAATTAGCTGTCCCTTCCAAACCTCGTTTTAAATCAGTGGCTGTTTATATACGGgcattattttttcctttatctCTCAGACTTCATGCGAGTGATAGGATGGCAGCAAAACTATGAAGAAGGTAATGTTATCACTGTATCAAGTACTCTTTTGGCACTTTTAGGCGCCTGCATACAGGACTTTGAGAACAATTGATTGACTATAGATATCAGCTATCAGTCATTGTTAGGCTTGTGGTCACCGGTTGGTTGGCACTGTGCCCATTGGGGGCGGGGCAGGGGAGCGTGAAGGGctggaatataaaataaaaaaaactcaggaGTATTAGATTGTCAAGCAGAGACTCTGTACAGTAtactaaaactgtattttttaagtttttttgtataatatttataatatgaaGCTTTTGACTTTTTCCTTGAAGATTTAATTAGACCCCTTAAGTTAAACCTGTTCTCCCCTAATTATAAATCTCCAGTGATGCCCCTGTGGGGATAATGTTAGTATTGTCAGTATTGTATCTCTATTGTCTTGTGTAAATTGTATCAGAAAATATATACTTCATGGAAATAAAAACAGGCGtagttttttatttgagttttagaACAAATACACAGTACTGCATTTTTTCTGAATGCTAAAAAAGGGGACATTGAATTCTATTAAAATtatcttttacagtttttttcccaATTGCCAATACACATTTCTTGAAACCATGTCTGCATATCTCTAAACTGTTAACACAAAACTTAATTTTCAAACTACATTCACAACACAGTTCAAACAGTGTTTAAAAGAAAACAATGATGTCAGATCAGACCCTGAGtcaatcaaaataaaaaacactactgAACAGTTATTACACACAACATAGAAAAAGGAAAACACAACGACCAGATTATACAGTCTTTAGAAATAATCTTTACTGttcaaaaaaatgcattttcaaaaGAATAAAATCTTGTTTAGCActtgtattttaaatattgcaaaaaaaaacattctctttCTCAATGATTCTTCAAAGATCAGAGCTTCTTGTACTGAACATTTGGTTCAGACACATGGGCGTGGTATTGGGGGAAAAAgaggacctgactacccaggggaAATGGGCCCAttaaaattctgattttttttcaatCACTTTATTcatgtactggcatggataggggcccactgataTCAAGAGTGTACAGGGCTCAGACTTTGCTGCCATGCAAAGTCAGATGTTTATATGAAGTGTTTTACCTTTGTAATCTCATGTAGTAAATGTGGTTTGGTTTACACTGGTATGCAATGCAGCATAGTACCAGTAATCACAGCTGCAGTGACCGTCCACAGACAGTGTGCTATTGCACAATCTAGCTCTGACAAACAGACTTCAGACTTGTGCTTCAGACTTGACCCAGGGGTTATCAGTGGAAATGAGAGTTCCTGTGACAGGTCAGAcagttacagtttttcccaaatgtttaaacgcatttttagaaatttggctcagtttctcaaaactttaaacacaaactgaaaatgatgaactgctttgttgaaactccacaaatctctagcaaaactgattccttttaccaaaacaacacacacagctatttatatacttatctcttgcagagcatcaaataaacactgacaagataaattcaaagcactattatcagaagtatttggttgtgtttttgacttcatgaggccactgtgcaaattcaaatgcatacaagtccatggaaatatgttggctttctgttgtttttatttatttggtatgGTGTATTTGGtatggtgtaggacccccccccccccccccccccatttacagtactacacaaatgtatttttactgtatgtaatatgttgcaaaactgtaattgtgACCTATTTTcagagaaacatgataaggaaaatcacatacaaagaggacacacaaatgtatttattgcaaaatgcaaagaaacagatcactgttcttcagacccctgatctcggtcaggaaaggagacctcatctacatcagctgcaatattctccctcgccaaacagcggggaaaaatgccttgcatggcaaatccatctttggcaatcatctgcgtggatgtcatcacatgcctcccccaaacatgaagtagagccacatgctcgtggggtctgcgtttgtacactttccacctccatgcagaaaagaattcctctattggattgagagatggggaatatggtggaaggtgcagcacaacaaactgtggatgtAGTAAACCAGTCAtggaccagagctgcccagtggaaacttacattatcccagatgacaacatTGAAGagctgtatcagtcacgtgaggcctcttttatTCATACAACAGTGCTATCTTCCCTGCCAAGGTGGACACAAATACtaggaaaataaaatatttgaaatcGAGTATTGATAGGTATATTGACTTGTGCTGTATTGGGTTTCTTCTGTGAGTCCTGTATTTCATCTtgtaaatctaatctaataaacATTTCATTGGCAGAACAGCTCCGTCCATGTCTTACACCATCAATTGCAAAGCAGGATTATTTTAATAAGAGTTTCTGTTTATGTGTCTAATATTAAATGTTTAGAGACATTTAGAGATTTAGGAGACACGTCTGCACATTCAAATCCATTCATCACATGAGTCTTTCAGCTTTTGTGGAGAGAACGTCTTCAAGGCATGAAAAGTAACGAATAAATGCAATGGTGCTAAAAGCTTAAAAACACAACTTATTTAATCTTCATGCAGTGTCAGTCAACTTAACTTTAGTTTGGCATCATAGGAACTGTTGTCCTTGATCTAATTACCAACCAATAACGTAAAAaggaacattaataaaaaaacactttttacagtttttctcgattgtttacacacaaatattGGTACTTGAAACACAATGATCACAAAATGTAACTCATGCACCAACCCCCTGAACCAATTCTGCTAAACTACtagcacaattcctgctttacactcaaattgtagttctaaaacacactttttccaaaactctacacacaattgtcatgaagaaaatctcttgttttcacaaggaacacactgttattcaaaactctaaagttaATTGCCCTACTATGCACACTGACTCCTCACATGGGCAAACACCTAACACACATGTTTCCACTCAgcaatcagagctttagcatAAAAGGGCAACAGGTGAGCTCTTCTGTTTTGGAGCAATGGAGGCCAAGGTTGTAAACAGAGGCAGAGCCAGAGCCAGaggagtgagagtaagaggaggACGATGGGGAGGACGAGGACGAGGAAGGCCAAGGACAATCATTTCTGATGAGATCCGAGCCACTTTGGTTGACCATGTGGTCAACCATGGCCTAACAATGAGGGAGGCTGGGCAAAGAGTACAGCCAAATTTGAGCAGGTACACTGTAGCATCCATCATCCGGACTTTCCGCAATGAGAATAGGTAAGAAATCTACTCTCACTACAAAACTGCAGTACTGCATATCAATACAGTACTCAatgagtacagtagtacagtattaCCTGTGGACTGTTCTGTAGGACATTGTGTTTCGAGTATTTGGGAAATGTATTCCTactcagtatttacagtattgcaCTCTTTGTATTGCAGAACTGAAAGATTACCAACAAGAGGTGGACGGGGCCGTCTTCTGTCTCCTGAACAGGAAACAGAGATCATGAACTGGTTCTTGAAAATAACGCCATTACCTTAcggcaaatacaaagaaaaataatagaaaacaatgagatatttcaaaatattgataGGGTAAGTTTATCAACGCTGGACCGTGTCTTGCACAGAAATAAACTGAGGATGAAGCAGGTCTACAGGGTGCCATTTGAGCGCAATTCAGAAAGAGTCAAAGAATTGCGATATAACTATGTGCAAGTACGTCCTATACATTCCCAACCTTGATGCATACTGTCAACATTGTATAAATCATACATATTTCTTTCTATTATATTGTAATCATAATGATTGTGCTTCACAATAGTGACCGCTCCATGTCTACTTCTGATATTGTTATGTGTTTCAGAGAGTCCTTGAGCTGGAGGTGGATGCAGTGGAGCACCAGTTCATCTTCATTGATGAGGTTGGATTCAACCTCACAAAAAGACGAAGGAGGGGAAGGAATATAATCGGCCAGCGTGCCATTGTTGAAGTCCCTGGCCAGCGCGGAGGGAACATCACAATGTGTGCAGCGATGACCCACCATGGCATCATCCATCACCATGCTACCCTTGGCCCCTACAACACTGCCCATCTGATCACATTCCTGGACACCctacacaacacactcattccACCAGATCAGATAGACGGCCCAGAGCAGCTCAGGTACGTTGTCATTTGGGACAACGTAAGCTTCCACCGGGCTGCTCTGGTTCATAACTGGTTCACTGACCACCCACGCTTTTCAGTTGTTTATCTCCCTCCATATTCTCCATTCCTGAATCCTATTGAGGAATTTTTTTCTGCCTGGAGATGGAAAGTGTACGACCTAAATTCAGAAACGCGTATACCCCTTTTCCAAGCTATGGAAGACGCATGTGGAGATATAGCAGTTGATGCTTTTCATGGCTGGATTCACCATGCTAGGCGATATTTCCCCCGCTGCTTGGCCAGGGAAAACATTGcttgtgatgtagatgaggtgctgtggccagaccgaaacagaagagaggatgcagcatagttttttttgttttgttttttattattaactgtatacagtaaaatcttctgcactgtatgtgcaactttgtgtcggttgggatgtacactgtgtacattgttttgtgggaaaaataaaacatgtttgttacagtatatttgtgtgttctgagtataaaaacaatattctaaaatattttacaacacacttatgtatttaatgtctgtagtaagtgtaacactgaacaaaaagtcattatgatgaatggagaatggtgttttacactgagcacatcagtgtttaaatgctttttttaattgtctgttcatatgatagtttgtgtgtgtcatctgaacacaaaatggccttttgtgaagagatgtatgtaaagtttcattttgcaggagaattgaagggttttgcccattgtgtgcgtgtttgttggatttgtgtgtagagttctgagaatatgaggcatgttttcagaaaatgtgtgtaaccaatccagaaaaactgtaaaaagcacCGGAGCGCCACTTACTGGACAATGACTGAATAAATTTTAAattcatattgtgttttttactgtttatggaATTTGCTTGTTTTCTTTTATAATTGCAATTGTTTAGAAAATAGTTCTAAGCTAGTTGACTAGTTCTCATTGTTTCATAAAGGgggaacactttttcacaccatatAACTtgggtgtgggggggggtggatgaatatataatatagatattataaatgCACTTGacctttttaatgtatttatttatttttatttatttaaaaaaagaacaacatggatcattttcttttcactttaCAATTACTTGCTACATTTTGTTGGTCTATCACATAACATCCTAATAAAATTAAGGTTAATTCATTTACAAACATGTTAGTttgtgggtgtaatgtgaaaaatTGTGGAacagtttaaggggtatgaatatttttaaGGTACTGTAGGTGCTGTCTTCTAACAGAGAGGGAGCGTATCTAGACCAGGGACCACTAGTCTCATCCATACTGGTCTGGGGTGACTGCAGGTTTGTAGATGAATGATTTTGGAGGTAGACAGTAAATAATATAACCGTTTTCTCGTtgcttttctttacattttgGTTTGGAAGCTGTCCCCCACTGCCCTGGGCCAGCCTTCACTATGTTTCAACCCCAAGAGACTAATTTAAAGTAATTACATAACTTTTGGCACTGATACATACTCTAGGACAGAACATTTTACATACGCATTATGAAATTTTGGAAAAAATAGCAGAAAGCAAGACTTCCTGGtgcagagtttgttttaaaataggttcatgtttactatctgctccagggagttctattctattggcagtacttttctacagggactagacatggTCACACATATTATCATACATTTAATCACAAAAATGCCATAATATGACTGTAGAAAGCAAATCTAGCAATACATGGGCCTAAATCTAtgaatttgcttttttatttatttcctgaacAGTGACATCAACCTTAATAAATaggtaataaacaaataaattgtgaaagttcaattagcagggtaagagcacagttttgctcaaaatattgcaattatgCAATtattgcacacaacattatgggtgacaaaccagagtttaaaagaggacaaattgttggtgcacatcttgctgaagcatctgtgaccaagacagcaagtctttgtgatgtatcaagagtatccacggtatccagggtatccagggtaatgtcagcataccaccaatcaaccacatccaacaggattaactgtggacgccgtaagaggaagctgtctgaaagggatgttcgaatgctagcccggattgtatccaaaaaacataaaatcacggctgctcaaatcacggcagaattcaatgtgaacctcaactctcctgtttcgaccagaactgtccatctggagaataaattattgtggtctaaaaccaggtgtttcagtttcattgtcaaacccctgtatatattgcAGGAGAATTGTTGCATACCATTCTCTGTCAGAACAAGAAAAGGAACaaactattattaaaattttTCAGTTATAAAAAGTTTACAGAtatacaatggcttgcaaaaatatttataACCCTTGAACTTTTTCCACAGTTTGTTaccatacaaccacaaacttaagccctatccggacgggattaatttctcagggggacatctgtgaaaaatatttcacactttactattattcagtgataaaactcttgtatccggactgcaattgaaaaaacatcTGTACATTGTTTTGGACAAATAGGTATATTATTAAACgtaaggtgacgaaactcagagatgtgcgtccggacaggactaacattaccggaggaccacggagttcagagaaaaggAGTAAATAATCCAGCCTGTAATTGTATCAGAGGATGTCtgggaaaaacacatacatggtcaaagcggacgagaataaaatcacagaggacccccccaaaaaaattaccccaggacccccagagaaactaatcctgccTGGACAGggagttaaatgtattttatttagctgTTGTGATAG
Proteins encoded in this window:
- the LOC125799335 gene encoding insertion element IS630 uncharacterized 39 kDa protein-like, with amino-acid sequence MKQVYRVPFERNSERVKELRYNYVQRVLELEVDAVEHQFIFIDEVGFNLTKRRRRGRNIIGQRAIVEVPGQRGGNITMCAAMTHHGIIHHHATLGPYNTAHLITFLDTLHNTLIPPDQIDGPEQLRYVVIWDNVSFHRAALVHNWFTDHPRFSVVYLPPYSPFLNPIEEFFSAWRWKVYDLNSETRIPLFQAMEDACGDIAVDAFHGWIHHARRYFPRCLARENIACDVDEVLWPDRNRREDAA